TGATTTCATTGGTCTGATTGGACCAAATGGGGGCGGGAAAACCACCCTCTTCAAGGTGATCCTCGGCCTGCTCGAGCCCAAATATGGCACGATTGAAGTGATGGGTCAATCACCGGATAAGGGCCGCCGCCATATCGGCTACGTCCCCCAATTCACCTATTTTGATGCCGACTTTCCCATCCGTGTCCATGACGTGGTGCTGATGGGCAGGCTGAGTCCCAAACACCTCTTCAAGCGTTATTCCGCTGAGGACGATCGAATCGTGGATAACTGCCTGGATATGGTGCAGTTATCCGCCCTGAAGAATTCTCCCCTGCGGGAACTTTCCGGCGGTCAGCGCCAGCGGGTCTATATCGCCCGGGCCCTGGCCAGTGAACCGGAACTGTTACTATTAGATGAGCCCACCATCAGCGTGGATGTTGAAGCCCGGGCCCAGATCTATGAGCTGCTTCATAAGATCAATGAGCAGGGTGTGACCATCCTGCTGATCTCCCATGACCTGAACGTGATCTCCAGCTATGTCAAGACCATCGGCTGCCTCAACCGGACCCTGCATTATCACGGTGAGAAAGAGATCACGACGGATATGCTCCAG
This Chloroflexota bacterium DNA region includes the following protein-coding sequences:
- a CDS encoding ABC transporter ATP-binding protein: MTTRPPQAIPLVDIRDLSAGYNDEMVLKDISLTVESDDFIGLIGPNGGGKTTLFKVILGLLEPKYGTIEVMGQSPDKGRRHIGYVPQFTYFDADFPIRVHDVVLMGRLSPKHLFKRYSAEDDRIVDNCLDMVQLSALKNSPLRELSGGQRQRVYIARALASEPELLLLDEPTISVDVEARAQIYELLHKINEQGVTILLISHDLNVISSYVKTIGCLNRTLHYHGEKEITTDMLQAGYNCPVDLIAHGLPHRVLAPHEESHS